A stretch of Carnobacterium iners DNA encodes these proteins:
- the tsaD gene encoding tRNA (adenosine(37)-N6)-threonylcarbamoyltransferase complex transferase subunit TsaD — protein MESKRNLILAIETSCDETSVAIVQDGHLLLSNIIASQIKSHMRFGGVVPEIASRHHVEQITQCIEEAMIEAEVTYSDLAAIAVTNGPGLVGALLIGVNAAKVLAFAHNLPLIAVNHMAGHIYANQLVQPLIFPLLALVVSGGHTELVYMQEDGDFKIIGETRDDAAGEAYDKVGRVLGLPYPGGKRIDEMAHEGQDTYHFPRAMLKDDTYDFSFSGLKSSFINMVHNAEQKGEQLNPENLAASFQASVIDVLVSKTLRAARELEIKQLVMAGGVAANKGLRSALTKAVKEELTDVALLIPPLALCGDNAAMIGAAAYIKFKREEFSGYDLNAQPGLSFDHYDES, from the coding sequence TTGCTATTATCTAATATTATCGCATCACAGATTAAAAGCCATATGCGCTTTGGTGGAGTAGTCCCTGAGATTGCTAGCCGTCATCATGTGGAACAAATAACACAATGTATAGAAGAAGCTATGATAGAAGCAGAAGTCACATACAGTGATTTAGCGGCTATCGCGGTAACTAATGGTCCAGGTTTAGTAGGGGCTTTGTTGATTGGTGTTAATGCTGCCAAAGTATTAGCTTTTGCACATAACTTACCGTTGATTGCGGTTAACCATATGGCAGGTCATATCTATGCGAATCAATTAGTACAGCCGCTAATTTTTCCATTATTGGCATTAGTTGTTAGTGGTGGACATACAGAACTAGTTTACATGCAAGAAGATGGCGATTTCAAAATCATCGGCGAAACACGTGATGACGCAGCTGGCGAAGCTTATGATAAAGTCGGCCGTGTATTAGGTTTGCCATATCCTGGTGGGAAACGAATCGATGAGATGGCGCATGAAGGTCAAGATACTTATCATTTCCCACGTGCTATGTTAAAAGATGATACCTATGATTTTAGTTTCAGTGGGTTAAAAAGTTCTTTTATTAATATGGTTCACAACGCAGAGCAAAAAGGGGAACAATTGAATCCTGAAAATCTAGCAGCTAGTTTCCAAGCAAGTGTGATAGACGTATTGGTCAGTAAAACACTTCGCGCAGCTAGAGAATTAGAAATCAAGCAATTAGTGATGGCTGGTGGTGTTGCAGCCAATAAAGGATTAAGAAGTGCTTTGACTAAAGCTGTCAAAGAAGAACTTACAGACGTGGCATTACTTATTCCGCCACTTGCTTTATGTGGCGACAATGCAGCAATGATTGGTGCAGCTGCTTATATTAAATTCAAGCGAGAAGAGTTCAGTGGATACGACTTAAATGCACAACCTGGACTTTCTTTTGACCATTATGACGAGAGTTAA
- a CDS encoding DUF4305 domain-containing protein: protein MNSKNFILQIVFNYIMSIVFIWFTINSVGTEGWGLFPVLFVLFATSDFVRASKLLEIYLQIKKGDKPE from the coding sequence ATGAATAGCAAAAATTTTATCTTACAAATTGTTTTTAATTACATTATGTCTATTGTCTTCATCTGGTTTACGATTAACTCTGTAGGCACTGAAGGCTGGGGACTTTTCCCAGTTTTATTTGTTCTATTTGCTACCAGCGATTTTGTGCGTGCATCTAAATTATTAGAAATTTATTTGCAAATAAAAAAAGGCGATAAACCCGAATAG
- a CDS encoding redox-sensing transcriptional repressor Rex: MNKPKVPKATAKRLPIYYRYLRFLHDAGKDRISSTELSEAVKVDSATIRRDFSYFGALGKRGYGYDVENLMNFFSKTLKQDRLTNVALVGVGNLGHALLNYNFHQSNNMRISAAFDINEDLIGKILSGVPVYPMSDMIEQLKIQQIEIVILTVPTKVAQETANELQKAGVKGIMNFTPIRITVPDDMRVQNVDLTNELQTLIYFLDHYKKEEPKLEEE; encoded by the coding sequence ATGAATAAACCAAAAGTACCAAAAGCAACAGCAAAGCGCTTACCTATTTATTACCGCTATTTGCGTTTTTTGCATGATGCAGGTAAAGACCGTATTTCTTCAACAGAATTAAGCGAAGCAGTAAAAGTCGATAGTGCAACCATTCGACGTGATTTTTCTTATTTCGGAGCTCTAGGGAAAAGAGGATACGGTTATGATGTAGAAAATTTGATGAACTTTTTTAGTAAAACATTGAAACAAGATCGATTAACCAATGTCGCCTTAGTTGGTGTGGGTAACTTGGGACATGCTTTATTAAACTATAATTTCCATCAAAGCAATAATATGAGAATTAGTGCAGCTTTTGATATCAATGAAGACTTGATTGGGAAAATATTAAGTGGCGTCCCTGTTTATCCAATGAGCGATATGATTGAACAACTTAAAATCCAACAAATCGAAATCGTTATTTTAACAGTACCGACTAAAGTTGCCCAAGAAACAGCGAATGAATTACAAAAAGCTGGTGTAAAAGGAATTATGAACTTTACACCTATTCGCATCACTGTACCAGATGACATGCGTGTACAAAATGTTGATTTAACGAATGAATTGCAAACCTTGATTTATTTCTTGGATCATTATAAAAAAGAAGAACCAAAATTAGAAGAAGAATAA
- a CDS encoding CPBP family intramembrane glutamic endopeptidase, with product MKKRIKETPISILLTYIVAQFLPVLILAIAPKTYQTEALIYGSIFSFTAGALVMLVLNRKSTIRNSLTLSTSAPWKEVVMWGLIGTLMAFAAQFIATLIESQLLGLTMESANTQNLLLTISKYPYYLIIVSIMAPIMEEFVFRKVIFGFFYDLTGVVGAAVISSLLFAFIHADSHILLYSSMGFVFSYLYVKTKNIATPIIAHVLMNTSVVLLNLFQ from the coding sequence ATGAAAAAAAGAATAAAAGAAACACCTATTTCTATTCTATTAACTTACATCGTAGCTCAATTCTTGCCCGTTTTAATTTTAGCTATAGCTCCTAAAACCTATCAAACAGAAGCCTTAATTTATGGCTCTATTTTTTCTTTTACTGCAGGTGCGCTAGTTATGCTGGTGCTAAATCGAAAGTCAACGATTAGGAACAGTCTAACGTTAAGTACTTCGGCCCCTTGGAAAGAAGTTGTGATGTGGGGATTAATTGGAACACTGATGGCTTTTGCTGCTCAGTTTATCGCAACGCTCATTGAATCACAATTACTAGGCTTAACGATGGAGTCCGCCAACACACAAAATCTTTTATTAACAATTAGTAAATACCCTTATTACCTCATTATTGTTTCTATTATGGCACCTATTATGGAAGAATTTGTTTTTAGAAAAGTTATTTTCGGCTTTTTTTACGACTTAACGGGTGTTGTAGGCGCAGCTGTAATCAGTTCTTTATTATTTGCTTTTATCCATGCAGATAGCCATATTTTACTTTATTCGTCAATGGGATTTGTTTTTTCTTATCTTTATGTCAAAACAAAGAATATTGCTACGCCAATTATTGCACACGTTCTAATGAATACCAGCGTCGTTTTACTCAATTTATTCCAGTAA
- the groL gene encoding chaperonin GroEL (60 kDa chaperone family; promotes refolding of misfolded polypeptides especially under stressful conditions; forms two stacked rings of heptamers to form a barrel-shaped 14mer; ends can be capped by GroES; misfolded proteins enter the barrel where they are refolded when GroES binds) produces MAKDIKFSEDARAAMLRGVDILADTVKVTLGPKGRNVVLEKAYGSPLITNDGVTIAKEIELEDHFENMGAKLVVEVASKTNDIAGDGTTTATVLTQAIVREGMKNVTAGANPVGIRRGIEIATKVAVEQLIAISKKVETKESIAQIAAISSGDSEVGQLVADAMEKVGKDGVITIEESKGIETELDVVEGMQFDRGYLSQYMVTDNDKMEAVLENPYILITDKKISNIQDVLPLLEQILQQGRPLLIIADDVDGEALPTLVLNKLRGTFNVVAVKAPGFGDRRKAMLEDLAILTGGTVITEDLGLELKDTSINELGHAAKIVVTKDSTTIVEGAGSSETIMQRVSLLKAQAAETTSDFDREKLQERLAKLSGGVAVIKVGAATETELRERKLRIEDALNAARAAVEEGIVSGGGTAFINVQAKVAELEEEGDVATGIKIVLRALEEPIRQIVTNAGLEGAVVVEKMKQVEMGIGFNAATNEWVNMIEAGIVDPTKVTRSALQNAASIAALLLTTEAVVANQPMPDAPAGMGMDQGMGGMM; encoded by the coding sequence ATGGCAAAAGATATTAAATTTTCAGAAGACGCTCGTGCAGCAATGTTACGTGGTGTGGATATTTTAGCAGATACTGTCAAAGTAACATTAGGACCCAAAGGAAGAAACGTCGTACTTGAAAAAGCATACGGCTCACCATTAATCACAAACGATGGCGTAACCATTGCAAAAGAAATCGAACTAGAAGATCATTTTGAAAATATGGGAGCCAAACTAGTCGTTGAAGTGGCTTCAAAAACAAACGATATTGCTGGTGACGGAACAACAACCGCTACTGTGTTAACGCAAGCAATCGTTCGTGAAGGTATGAAGAACGTCACAGCTGGAGCAAACCCAGTGGGCATTCGTCGCGGAATTGAAATCGCAACAAAAGTAGCTGTAGAACAATTAATAGCTATTTCTAAAAAAGTAGAAACCAAAGAATCAATCGCACAAATTGCCGCAATCTCATCTGGAGACAGTGAAGTTGGACAATTGGTTGCAGACGCAATGGAAAAAGTCGGTAAAGATGGCGTCATCACAATTGAAGAGTCTAAAGGGATTGAAACTGAATTAGACGTTGTTGAAGGGATGCAATTTGACCGCGGTTACTTGTCACAATACATGGTAACCGACAACGATAAAATGGAAGCTGTTTTGGAGAATCCATATATCTTAATTACGGATAAAAAAATCTCAAACATCCAAGATGTCTTGCCTTTATTAGAACAAATCTTGCAACAAGGTCGTCCACTTTTAATTATTGCAGACGATGTTGATGGTGAAGCATTACCAACGCTAGTATTAAATAAATTACGTGGCACGTTCAACGTTGTAGCTGTAAAAGCGCCAGGATTTGGTGATCGCCGTAAAGCGATGCTAGAAGATTTGGCTATTTTAACCGGTGGAACAGTTATTACAGAAGATTTAGGACTTGAATTGAAAGACACAAGCATCAATGAATTAGGACATGCAGCTAAAATTGTTGTCACAAAAGATTCAACGACAATTGTTGAAGGAGCAGGTTCTTCAGAGACTATCATGCAACGTGTTTCTTTATTGAAAGCCCAAGCTGCTGAAACAACATCTGATTTTGATCGCGAAAAGTTACAAGAACGTCTTGCTAAACTTTCAGGCGGAGTAGCTGTTATTAAAGTTGGAGCAGCAACAGAAACAGAATTAAGAGAGCGTAAACTTAGAATTGAAGATGCCTTAAATGCAGCTCGTGCAGCAGTAGAAGAAGGAATCGTATCTGGCGGAGGAACAGCCTTCATCAATGTTCAAGCAAAAGTTGCCGAGCTTGAAGAAGAAGGAGACGTCGCTACTGGTATAAAAATCGTGTTGCGCGCTCTAGAAGAGCCTATCCGTCAAATCGTAACAAACGCTGGTTTAGAAGGCGCTGTTGTCGTTGAAAAAATGAAACAAGTTGAAATGGGTATTGGGTTCAATGCCGCAACAAATGAATGGGTCAATATGATTGAAGCTGGAATTGTTGATCCAACTAAAGTTACTCGTTCAGCGTTACAAAACGCAGCAAGTATTGCAGCACTGTTATTAACAACAGAAGCTGTTGTCGCTAACCAACCAATGCCAGATGCACCAGCTGGAATGGGAATGGATCAAGGAATGGGCGGCATGATGTAA
- a CDS encoding ABC-F family ATP-binding cassette domain-containing protein, with the protein MILLQVQHVARYFGADVLFENTYLEIQENSRIALVGRNGAGKSTLLKMIAGIEQPDAGQIIKSKQVTIGYLAQNTGLHSNDSIWNEMLTVFEPVIQLEKEMRKIELQLGDLELLADEALYQKTLERYDQLQHDFKLANGFGYEAEIRSVLHGFRFYEEDYQKNIRQLSGGQKTRLALAKLLLEKRDLLILDEPTNHLDIETLNWLENYLQAYQGALLIVSHDRYFLDKVVNEVYEISRQKMVHYKGNYSKYLDLKAANLEQEWKEYEKQQTEISKLEDFVNRNLVRASTTKRAQSRRKQLEKMDRIDRPQGDEKSAHFRFQTEKESGNVILSLRNAAIGYEDQILSSPIELDIRKYDSIALVGPNGIGKSTLLKSLIDDLPLIQGEKQIGTNVDLGYYDQEQANLNSRKTVLGELWDSHPTTPEKDIRSILGSFLFSGDDVEKSVTNLSGGEKARLALAKLSMNRDNFLVLDEPTNHLDIDSKEVLENALIDFDGTLLFVSHDRYFINRLATSIVELSPDGSTLYLGDYDYYVQKKAEQEELKLLALEEQEKNMLILEPVATSKNHREIDKETQKKARQLSRQIEALETKMAEIEEQVEEIEVQLIDPEVFGNHVKVQEINVQLTKLNTENDVLATEWEEKSIALEELEN; encoded by the coding sequence ATGATTTTATTACAAGTTCAACACGTCGCTCGTTATTTTGGAGCTGATGTCTTATTTGAAAATACTTATTTAGAGATTCAAGAAAATTCAAGAATTGCTTTAGTTGGCCGAAACGGTGCTGGGAAATCCACTCTATTAAAAATGATTGCTGGAATTGAGCAACCTGATGCTGGACAAATCATTAAAAGCAAACAAGTAACCATTGGATATCTTGCACAAAACACTGGTTTACATTCAAATGATTCCATCTGGAATGAAATGTTAACGGTTTTTGAACCCGTTATTCAACTAGAAAAAGAGATGCGAAAGATTGAATTGCAACTTGGCGACCTTGAACTTTTAGCTGACGAAGCCTTATATCAAAAAACATTAGAACGCTACGACCAGTTACAGCACGATTTTAAGTTAGCTAATGGCTTTGGTTATGAAGCAGAAATCCGTTCTGTTTTACATGGTTTTCGTTTTTATGAAGAAGATTATCAAAAAAACATTCGCCAATTATCTGGTGGACAAAAAACACGGTTAGCTTTGGCAAAATTATTATTAGAAAAAAGAGATTTACTGATTTTGGATGAGCCGACTAATCACTTAGATATCGAAACTCTTAACTGGTTAGAAAACTATTTACAAGCTTACCAAGGAGCTTTACTCATTGTTTCGCACGATCGTTATTTTTTAGATAAAGTCGTCAACGAAGTTTATGAAATCAGCCGCCAAAAAATGGTACATTATAAAGGCAACTATTCTAAATATCTTGACTTAAAAGCGGCTAATCTTGAACAAGAATGGAAAGAATACGAGAAACAACAAACTGAAATCTCAAAACTAGAAGATTTTGTTAACCGTAACTTAGTACGAGCTTCCACTACTAAGCGTGCGCAAAGCCGGCGTAAACAGCTAGAAAAAATGGACCGGATAGATCGTCCTCAAGGTGATGAAAAGTCTGCTCACTTTCGTTTTCAAACAGAAAAAGAAAGTGGAAATGTCATTTTATCTTTAAGAAACGCAGCGATTGGTTATGAAGATCAGATTTTGTCTTCGCCTATTGAGTTAGATATTCGTAAATATGACTCTATTGCTTTGGTTGGACCAAATGGTATCGGAAAATCTACTTTATTAAAGTCGTTAATTGATGATTTACCTTTAATCCAAGGAGAAAAACAAATTGGGACAAATGTCGATTTAGGCTATTATGATCAAGAGCAAGCCAATTTGAATTCTAGAAAAACCGTCTTAGGTGAGTTATGGGACAGTCATCCGACGACTCCCGAAAAAGATATCCGCAGTATCTTGGGCAGCTTTTTATTTTCTGGCGATGATGTTGAAAAATCCGTTACTAACTTAAGCGGTGGAGAAAAAGCTCGATTGGCGCTAGCAAAATTGTCTATGAATCGTGACAATTTCTTAGTCCTTGATGAACCCACCAACCATTTAGACATCGATAGCAAAGAAGTATTAGAAAATGCTTTAATTGATTTTGATGGAACACTTTTATTTGTTTCACATGACCGTTACTTTATCAATCGATTAGCTACTTCAATCGTTGAACTGTCGCCAGATGGTAGCACGCTTTATCTTGGTGATTATGATTATTACGTTCAAAAAAAAGCCGAACAAGAAGAATTAAAATTATTAGCTCTAGAAGAACAAGAAAAAAATATGCTTATTCTTGAACCTGTTGCAACAAGTAAGAATCACCGCGAAATAGATAAAGAAACACAAAAGAAAGCTAGACAGCTTTCGCGTCAAATTGAAGCGTTAGAAACGAAGATGGCTGAAATTGAAGAACAAGTTGAGGAAATAGAAGTCCAATTAATTGATCCTGAGGTATTTGGTAATCATGTTAAAGTTCAAGAAATAAATGTGCAATTGACTAAATTAAATACAGAAAATGATGTATTAGCAACTGAATGGGAAGAAAAAAGTATCGCTTTAGAAGAATTAGAAAACTAA
- the groES gene encoding co-chaperone GroES, with translation MLKPLGERVIIEVAKEEEKTVSGIVLPGSAQEKPQTGSIIAVGEGRILENGTKVDLSVKVGDTILFEKYTGTEVKYDSKEFLVLNERDIIAIVE, from the coding sequence GTGTTAAAACCATTAGGAGAGCGTGTCATTATTGAAGTCGCAAAGGAAGAAGAAAAGACTGTCAGCGGGATTGTTTTGCCGGGTTCAGCGCAAGAAAAACCTCAGACAGGTTCAATCATTGCAGTAGGTGAAGGACGCATACTAGAAAACGGAACAAAAGTTGACTTATCAGTAAAAGTTGGCGATACCATTTTATTTGAAAAATATACAGGTACAGAAGTTAAATACGACAGCAAAGAATTTCTTGTCTTGAATGAGCGCGATATTATCGCAATCGTTGAGTAA